In Antechinus flavipes isolate AdamAnt ecotype Samford, QLD, Australia chromosome 3, AdamAnt_v2, whole genome shotgun sequence, a genomic segment contains:
- the NDUFB4 gene encoding NADH dehydrogenase [ubiquinone] 1 beta subcomplex subunit 4 yields the protein MSKYVPSRLASLPQTLDHAEYDTSSEVRRAQIERLAIRARLKRQYLLQYDNPHRRGIIEDPALLRWTYARTANIYPNFRPTPKTSFLGAVFGIGPLFFWYYVFKTDRDRKEKLIQEGKWERPLNITY from the exons ATGTCTAAGTACGTCCCATCTCGGCTGGCGTCCTTGCCCCAGACCCTCGATCACGCCGAATACGACACGTCATCCGAGGTCCGGCGGGCGCAGATCGAGCGTCTGGCCATCCGCGCCCGCCTCAAGCGCCAGTACCTTCTGCAGTACGACAACCCTCACCGCCGAGGGATCATC GAAGATCCTGCTTTGCTTCGTTGGACCTATGCAAGAACAGCAAATATCTACCCGAATTTCAGACCTACTCCTAAGACCTCATTCTTAGGTGCTGTGTTTGGAATTGGTCCCCTTTTCTTCTGgtattatgtttttaaaactgaTAGG gacaggaaagaaaaacttattcaagaaggaaaatgggaaagaccACTGAACATTACTTACTAA